Proteins encoded in a region of the Cheilinus undulatus linkage group 8, ASM1832078v1, whole genome shotgun sequence genome:
- the dgat1b gene encoding diacylglycerol O-acyltransferase 1b, whose amino-acid sequence MGDSDATKAAALRRRATFASMRSATVQPVNGKSAAEDQPLLPVDISSFSGQGKPGSSPELVGFKTKSEKKTRKNDIGDRLSCHKTRESLLSSSSGYSNYRGILNWCVVMLVLSNARLFLENLLKYGVLVDPIQVVSLFLNDPYSWPAACLIIVSNVFIVVALYTERQLSKGSFCELVGFLVHCINLTIMLTFPAAVVLLVPSTTPVGGAFVLGTYTILFLKLYSYKDVNLWCRELSTIKAKKLARSLSCPSAQHLSGGKVCYPGNLTIRDMYYFVFAPTLCYELNFPRSPKIRMSFLLRRLFEMMFFIQLLVGLTQQWMIPIIQSSMKPLKDMDLSRMTERLLRLAVPNHLLWLMFFYWFFHSSMNFTAELLRFGDRQFYRDWWNSETVTYFWQNWNIPVHKWCLRHFYKPLLRRGFSKIVSQSAVFFLSAFFHEYLVSVPLRMFRLWAFMGMMAQLPLAWFVGTFLRGNYGNAAVWISLIIGQPFAVLMYVHDYYVLNYTQETD is encoded by the exons ATGGGTGACTCTGACGCGACAAAGGCCGCTGCTCTCAGGAGAAGGGCGACTTTCGCGTCGATGAGAAGTGCCACCGTGCAACCGGTGAACGGAAAGTCTGCAGCCGAGGACCAGCCGTTACTGCCCGTTGACATCAGCAGCTTCAGTGGTCAGGGGAAACCCGGATCTTCGCCGGAGTTAGTTGGCTTTAAAACGAAAAGTGAGAAGAAGACCCGGAAAAATGACATAGGTGACAGACTAAG CTGCCATAAGACCCGGGAGTCCCTGCTGAGTTCATCCAGCGGTTACAGTAACTACAGAGGAATCCTCAACTGGTGTGTGGTTATGCTG GTACTAAGTAATGCCCGCCTCTTCttagaaaaccttttaaa GTATGGTGTCCTGGTAGACCCAATCCAGGTGGTTTCCTTGTTTCTGAATGATCCATACAGCTGGCCAGCAGCATGCCTGATAATCG TGTCCAATGTCTTCATTGTGGTGGCTCTCTACACAGAGAGGCAGCTGTCCAAG GGTTCATTCTGTGAACTTGTGGGATTTCTGGTCCATTGCATAAACCTTACAATCATGCTAACATTCCCTGCTGCAGTGGTCCTGCTGGTCCCCTCCACGACCCCAG TTGGAGGTGCGTTTGTTCTTGGTACTTACACCATCCTTTTCCTGAAGCTGTACTCTTATAAAGATGTCAACCTGTGGTGCAGAGAGCTGAGCACCATCAAGGCTAAGAAGCTGGCCAGATCACTGTCTT GCCCCTCAGCACAGCACCTCAGTGGAGGTAAAGTGTGTTATCCTGGCAATCTCACCATCCGAG ACATGTACTACTTTGTCTTTGCACCCACTCTCTGCTACGAACTCAACTTCCCTCGCTCTCCTAAGATCCGAATGAGCTTCCTGCTGAGGAGGCTGTTTGAGATG ATGTTCTTCATACAGCTGTTAGTTGGTCTTACTCAGCAG tGGATGATTCCCATAATTCAAAGCTCCATGAAGCCATTAAAG GACATGGATCTGTCCAGGATGACTGAGAGACTTTTAAGATTAGCT GTTCCTAATCACCTGCTGTGGCTCATGTTTTTTTACTGGTTCTTCCATTCATCGATGAACTTTACAGCTGAGCTGCTGCGCTTTGGAGACCGACAGTTCTACAGGGACTGGTG GAACTCAGAGACAGTGACATATTTCTGGCAGAACTGGAACATCCCTGTACACAAGTGGTGTCTGCG CCACTTCTACAAGCCACTGCTAAGAAGGGGATTCAGTAAAATAGTCAGCCAATCAGCTGTCTTCTTCTTGTCAGCTTTCTTTCATGAG TACCTGGTGAGTGTTCCTCTCAGGATGTTCAGACTTTGGGCCTTCATGGGCATGATGGCACAG